The DNA segment GCGGAGCTGCCGAACGCGCCCTCCGGGGCCTCCGGCTTCCTCGCCCGGATGCTCGGTCTGGGGGTCTACAACCCGGCGCGGGGGGCGGTCGGCGACCTCCGCTTCGTCTCGTACACCGGCAAGCCGGCCGCCGCGAAGGCGTTCACCGCGCCTGTCGAGTACGGCAACCGCTTCAACCCGACCCACTCGGTCAGCGCGATGCGGTTCGCGGGCTGGTACTACCTGGAGGTCAGCCTGCACCCCGATGCCGAGCGGTACTTCCCCAAGGGGGCGCAACTCACCCTCCGGGTGGATGTCCGCGGCACCGCCAAGGCCGGGCCCGGTTACGCGAAGCCGACCGGCATTTTCTCCGTCACGCCCGACGACCGGGAGACGGCGGAGAAGGGCCAGACGGCACACGAGGCCGCGAAGAGCGGCACCCTGATGACGGTGGCCTACACCGGGATCGGCACGGGGGTGGTGCTGCTGGCGGGCCTGGGGGCGTGGACGCTGATGGCACGGCGGGCCTACCGGAGCGGTGCACGGGTTGCGGCCGGCGGTGCGGTCTCGGCGGTCGCTCCGGGGGCGGCGAGGGCTCCGGGCACGGCGGGCGGTCCGGGCGATCAGCCCTCGCTGCCGGGACAGGCGACGCAGTCCGCCCAACAGGCCCGGCAGAAGCCGCCGTTCGGCCCGCCACAGGGCTGGTAGCGGGCGGTACGGGGGGCCGCGGTTCCCCGGCCGCTCAGCGCCCGCCTGGCGGGGCCGCCCGGCCGGCTCACCGCGCCGCCTCAGGCGGAGAGCAGTGCCCAGACGCCGACCGCGATGCACAGCAACGCTACGACCAGCACCGGGATCGCGACCTTCGCCGGCGGTCCGGGCTTCCGGTACGCGGCGGGGGCCACCATGGCCGGTGCGGCGGCGACGGCACCGGCCGGAGGCTGTCCCGGGACCGGGTGCGGCCCCGCCGTGTAGGGGCGGGTCGCGGACTGCTCCGGGGGGACGGCGGCCGTGGGCACATACGCGGGCGCCGGGGGCGGGGGAGGAGTCAGGGGCGGACCGGACGCCGGGCCGGACCCGGCCCAGGCGCCGTGCCCCGTGGGCGTACTGCCGTGGCCCGGGGCCGTGGTGCCGTGCCCGGTGGGTGTACGGCCCTGGCCGGTGGACGGACCGCCGTGGCCGGCGGGCGCGGCGGTCCGGCCGGTGAACGCCTCCCTCTGCCCCGTGAACGCATCTCCCTGCCCCGTGGGCACATGTCCGTGTCCGGTGGGCACCGCCCCGTGCACCCCGTGCCCGGTGGGCGCACCGACCGGGCCGGTGGGCGCCCCGCCCGGCATCGGCGGCGGGTGCTGTGCCGACGGGGTGCTCGGCTCCGGCGGGGCGAGCTGGAAACTCCCGGTGTCCGACATGGACACCTGCCCGGTGGTGCCGGTGCCCGCGGCGGCACCGGCCGTCACGGGCCCCTCGGCAGCCCGGTTCCGCAGCGGCCCGTCCGTCCCGAAGCCGGCCGGGAGCGGGCCTATGTGGTCGAAGACCTCGACGATCTCGTCCTCGATCGTTGCGTCCGGCAGCAGTTCGGCCGTCGAGATGACCGCCTTGCGGGCCCCTGTGGCCGTCCTGAACCGCGCTTCCGGGTCGGGGTGCACCAAGGACGCCAGCACCTGCCACAGCGGCTCCGGCACCCCTTCGGGGGCGTTCGGGACGCCGTGCCGGGTGAAGTGCTCGACCAGGGCGTCGGCGTCCGGCTTGGTGCCGGTGACCAGGTAGAGCGCGACCAGGCCGACCGCGAACAGGTCTGCGGGGAAGTCCGGTTCGGCGCCCTGCAACTGCTCCGGCGCGAAGTAACCGGGCGTGCCGACCACGAGGTTGGCCTCGGTGAGCCGCGGCTCGCCCTTGCGCATGGCGATGCCGAAGTCCGACAGCCGCAGGTGCGGTCTGCCGGTGCCGGTGGCCTCCAGCAGGATGTTCGCCGGCTTGATGTCGCGGTGGACCACGCCCTCCGCGTGCACCGCGGTCAGCCCCGCCAGCAGCTGGTCCAGGAGCAGGCACACGAACCGCGGCGGCAACGGGCCGTAGTCCCCGATCAGATGGGCCAGCGAGCCGCCGTGCACCAGGTCCATGGTGAACAGGACCTTGTCGTCGTCCGCGGCCCAGCTCGCCGGGGCCAGCACATGCGGATGGTCGATCCGCAGCGCCTGTTCGCGGACGAAGCGCAGCAGGGTGTGGGCGTCGCTCTGCTGCAGCACCTTGGCGGCGACGTAGCGGCGGCGCCGGGCGTCCCAGGCCCGCCAGACCGCGCCCACCCCGCCCCGCCCGATCGGGTCGACCAGCTCGTACCGGCCGGCGAAGATCTCACCCATGGCGCCCCGTCCGCTTCCCGAACTCGCAAGGTCCCCTGTGGCTAGCTCTGATGCGCCTCGTAATGGGCGACCGCGTCCGCGGTGCGACCGGCACCGTAGACCCGGAGGAACTCTGCCAGTTCGGGGTGAGCGGGGGCGAGGGTGTTCGCCGCATCGATGATGTCCCCGGCGTCGGAGACCGACCGCAGCAGCGACTGGATCTCCCGCACCACACGCCGGACCGTGGTCGCCCCCGTCGACGACGTCTGCTGCGCGGTGTTGTTGAGCACCGAACCCCCCGCCGTCTTCTTGATTTCCTCCATGCGGTCGGTGGCCTCGGCGGCGCTGACGCTGCCGTCGGCGACCTGGCCGGCCAGGTCCTGCAGCGCCTGCACCCGCTGCACCACGGCCGGGTTGCCTATCTTCGCGCGCTGCCCGCTCATCAGCTGCGACAGCATCGGGGCCGACAGGCCGAGCACAGCGGCGAGCCGGGCCTGGTTGAGGCCGAGATCGTCGATGAGACGGCGGAACAGCGCACCCAGAGGCTCCCCGTACCAACTGCGCTGCAGCTCCCGGGCCCGCGCGGTGGCTTCCTGCTGTGCCGTGTCCATACCGTCTCCCCTGTCTCCCCGGTCGCTTCGCTGCCGCGAATCTCGCGAAGCATCCTACGGAGAGCGACGGTGTGCGGCGATACCCGGTCGGGAAAGCGGTCGGACACCGGGTACCCTGGTGCGCGAAGGGGCCTTAGCTCAGTTGGTAGAGCGCTGTCTTTGCATGGCAGATGTCAGGGGTTCGACTCCCCTAGGCTCCACTCCCCAAGCCCTTCCGATCCGCGTAGCCGCTGGTCAGAGGGGCTTTTGTGGTTCCTGACGGGGTGTTGGCCCGCCCGCTGTGGCGCGGTCGCACCCGGTACGCGAACGGGCCGTGCCCGCGCCCCTCGTAGGGGGTGGGGACACGGCCCGTGCAACCTGCGGGGTCCGTGGTCAGGCTGTGGTGCCGCCGCCGCGCTCGTCGGCCTCCGCATCGGCCTGCTTGGCCTGGACCTCGGGGTCGAGTGAGGCGCCCTCGCTGCCGTCGACCGCGCTCAGCCGTCCGCGGTCGCTGACCTCGGTGGGCGCCGGCGGCTCGACCAGCCAGTCCGGGTTGGCCTGCTTGTCCCACCACTTCCAGGCGGCGACCGCACCGCCGGCCAGGATGCCCAGCACGGCCAGGCGCTTGGCGAGCTTGCCGCACTTGGCCCGCCGGCTGTGCTTCTTCTGGAGCTTGGCGATCTCGGCGGCCGTCACCTGGCCGCGGAGGGCGGCGAGGGCCGCGGTGCCGCGGGCGAGGGCCTCCTCGCGCACCGGCTCGGCCGCGGCGCGCGCGTGGGTCACGGCGTTCTCCAGCCTCGGTGCCGTGTAGTCGGCCGCCTGGCGGGCCGCCTTACGGGTCCGGCAGGCCGCGCGGGTCGCCGCCGCGTCCACCTTGGGCGGCAGCGTGCCCCGGGCGTGCTCGATGCGCGGGTGCAGGTGGGTGTCGTACTGCGTACGTGCCTGGTGGGCGGCCTCCGCCACCTTGGGAGCCGCGCGCGTCCGGGCCTCGTGAGCGAAGTGCACGGCGGCGTCCTTCGCCGTACCGGCATAGGGAGCCACCACCTCCGCGGCGTGCCGCACGCTGTCCTTGGCCGAACCGGTCGCGGCGCGCACGCTGTCCTTGCGGGTCACGGGATCCTCCTCCTCGGTGGCGTGTCCGGGGCTTGGGGGCTGGTCCCCCGTGTCTTGCTCTATCGCCTGTCCACCCGTTTGAAGATCATGCCCGCTCATGCGCGGTACGGCATGTGCGAGCGGGCATCCGGGTCATTGCGGACGTTCCGGAGCCTTGTGAACGACAATGCCACGATTTCCCCGTTCAGGCGCAGGAAATCAGTACGAAAGCCTCCACGAGAAGAGGGGCGGACGGCGCGCGCGAGGCGGCCGAGGGCCCGATGGGCGGCCGCGGGCGGGCATCGGCGAAACGCCGCGCGCAGCTCGGTGCGGCGCCGTGGTCGAGCCATGGGAGGGGTCTTCCGTGCGAGGATCGGGAACCGTCAGTGAAGACTTATGGAAGGTTGATCGTGGCTGAGCAGCTCTACGCCACCCTGAAGACGAACCAGGGCGACATCGAGATTCGGCTCCTGCCGAACCATGCACCCAAGACGGTCAAGAACTTCGTCGAGCTCGCCAACGGTGAGCGGGAGTGGACCCACCCGGCGACCGGCAAGAAGTCCACGGACCGGCTCTACGACGGCACCGTCTTCCACCGGGTGATCAGCGGTTTCATGATCCAGGGCGGCGACCCGCTGGGCAACGGCACCGGCGGCCCCGGCTACGAGTTCGCGGACGAGTTCCACCCGGACCTGGCCTTCAACAAGCCGTACCTGCTGGCCATGGCCAACGCCGGTCCGGGCACGAACGGCTCGCAGTTCTTCATCACCGTCGGCGCGACGGCGTGGCTGACCGGCAAGCACACCATCTTCGGCGAGGTCAGCAACGAGGCGGGCAAGAAGGTCGTCGACGCCATCGCCGGCACCCAGACCAACCCGCGTACCGACCGTCCCGTCCAGGACGTCGTCATCGAGTCGGTCGTCGTCGAGACCCGCTGAAGCGCGTCTTGCGCCCCGGCCGGGTCCGGGGAACCATTGCGCCCCGCCCGGTCGTACATCAGGCGGGGCGCGAGCTCGTCCGGAGAAGGACGGCCGGGCGACGTGAAGCGCTGACGCGCCCGGACGGAGAAGAGGACGAGGGGACGATGGACCAGGTGCCAGGCAGCCCGCACACGCCGCAGGACGCGCAGGGGAACGACGGTCTGCCCGGCTGCTACCGCCACCCGGACCGTCCGACCGGCATCCGCTGCACCCGCTGCGAGAAGCCGATATGCCCGGAGTGCATGGTCAGCGCCTCGGTCGGCTTCCAGTGCCAGGCCTGTGTGCGCGGCGGCAGCGGCACCGGCCACGCGCCGCACGCGACGACGCCCCGCACCCTCGCGGGCGGCACCATCGCCGCCGACCCGCGGCTGGTCACCAAGATCCTGCTGGGGCTGAACGCCGCCGTCTTCCTCGCCGTGTGGGCGACCGGTGGCGGGGCGAGCCCGCTGATCGGCCGGCTCGACCTGGTGGGGCTGGCCGCCGACCCGAGCCGGTTCCAGCTGGTCGGGGTCGCGGAGGGCGAGTGGTACCGCCTGCTGACCGCGATGTTCCTGCACCAGCAGATCGCCCACTTCGCGTTCAACATGCTCTCGCTGTGGTGGCTGGGGCCCCCGCTGGAGGCGGCGCTCGGCCGGGTGCGGTACATCGCGCTCTACCTGCTCGCCGGCCTGGGCGGCAGTGCCCTGTCGTACCTCCTCGCCGCGCAGAACCAGCCCTCGCTGGGCGCGTCCGGCGCGATCTTCGGGCTGCTCGGCGCGACCGCGGTGCTGCTGCGGCGGATGAACTACGACATGAAGCCGGTGCTGATCCTGCTCGGCCTCAACCTGGCCTTCACGTTCCTGTGGCCGAACATCTCCTGGCAGGCCCATGTCGGCGGCCTGGTGGTGGGCGCCGCGGTGGCGTTCGGCATGGTGCACGCGCCGCGTGACCGCCGGACCCTGGTGCACGTCGCGACCTGTGCGGTCGCGGGACTCGCGATCGTCGCGGTGGTGTGGGTACGGACCCTTCAGCTGCTGGGCTGAGGGGCCTGCTCCGGCCGGTTGTCCACAGTACGTGGCCGATCTTGTGCAAGCTGTGCGGGACGCGCGCTCCGGGCCGCCCTGACCTGCGTTTCCCCAGTAAGGATGCGGGGAGACGCAGGCCGGGAGACGGGTCCGCCGATCACACCGGCGTCAATCTCCGGAAGGTTATCCACAGATCTTCTGAAGTTTTCCCCGGCTGTGGATAACCGTGTGGATGGCCTTGGGCAGGGCTTGCGCTACTTCCACTGGGTGGATACGCCGAAGCCCACCGCGATGAAGCCGAAGCCGCACACGATGTTCCAGTTGCCCATGGCCGCGATCGGCAGATCGCCCTCGGACACGTAGAACATCACGATCCACACCAGCCCGATGAGGAACATCGCCAGCATCAGGGGCGCCACCCAGCCGCGGCCTGAGTTCATCTTCAGGTTGGTGGTCTTCGCCGGCGGCGGCGTGAAGTCGTCCTTCTTGCGGATCCGTGACTTCGGCACGAGGAACTCTCCTGTCGATGCGCTGCTCCCCCGCTCTCGGGTCGGCGCGAGCGGGCGGTGCCCCCATCCGCGGGGGAGGTACGTGGTGTGTGCCGGGGGCACGGACGCGGTGGGGAGCGGATTCCTTTTCCCGGGCGTCCGTTAGCGTAGTGCTTCCGCGGCGCCGTAAGGAGTAAGGGTACGTTGAGCAATTCCGCTGACTCCCCCGACAGCCCCACTCGGCCCCGCCTGCGGCCCGTGCGGTTTCTCACCCTCATCGTATTCGCCCTCGCCGGGCTGATGTTCTGGCTGAGCTTCGACACCGCGCGGGGCACGAATCTGCGCTCCGACGACTCGATGCTGCGGCTGTCCGACCTCATCCAGGAACGCAGCCACAAGAACGGCTCCCAGGACGAGCGCAACGCCCTCCTGCGGCAGGAGGTCGACGCCCTCGCGCGGCGCGACAACGGCAGCTCCAAGGCCGAGGAAGCCAAGGTCAGGGCGCTGGAGACGAACGCCGGCACCAAGCCGCTCAAGGGCCAGGGCCTGACGGTCACCCTGACCGACGCCCCGCCGAACGCCACCGCCAAGATCCCCGGCGTGCCCCAGCCGCAGCCCAACGACCTGGTCATCCACCAGCAGGACCTGCAGGCTGTGGTCAACGCCCTGTGGCACGGCGGCGCCAAGGGCATCAAGGTCATGGACCAGCGGCTGATCTCCACCAGCGCGGTGCGCTGCGTCGGCAACACCCTGATCCTCCAGGGCCGGGTCTACTCCCCGCCGTACAAGGTCACCGCCGTCGGCGACCGCGAGGCCCTCACCAATGCGCTGACCGCCTCCCCCGCCATCCAGAACTACCTCCAGTACGTGAACGCCTACGGCCTGGGATGGAAAGTCGACCAGCACGAGGCGGTGACTCTTCCCGGCTACTCCGGCACAGTGGATCTGCACTACGCACAGCCTGTGAAGCCGTAGTCCGCGCGCCGCGGGGCGGCGGGAGGGGCGGGGCCGGATGACGCTGCGGGGCCGGACGGCGGTGCGCTGGACCGTACGGACGCTCAGCGAGATCTGCCTCACCGCCGGTGCGCTGATCGTGCTGTTCGTGGTCTACCTCCTCTTCTGGACCGGCGTACGGGCCGACAGCGCCATGGACGGCGAGATCGGCAGGCTTCGGCAGCAGTGGTCCACGGGCGGGGCCGCCGGCCCGGGCGGCACCCCGTCCCCGGACGGGAAGCGGGCCCCCGGCCGCGGACCCGCCCAGGACGCACGGCCCCGCCCCTACACGTCGGGAGCGTCCTTCGCCGTCATGTACATCCCGCGCCTGGGCGCCGACTGGGCCAAGCCGGTGCTCGAGGGCACCACGACCGGCGTCCTCCAGCGCGGCCTCGGCCACTACGACCGCACCGCGCACCTGGGCGAGACCGGCAACTTCTCCGTCGCCGGCCACCGCCGCACCTACGGCGACCCCTTCAAGGACTTCCCCCGGCTGCGCCCCGGCGACGCCGTGGTGCTCACCGACGGCGCGACCTGGTTCACCTACCGCATCGACAACCGGCCCTACACGACGCTGCCCGGCGACATCGGGGTGATCGACCCCGTACCGCGGAAGTCCGGGTTCAACGGCCCCGGCCGCTATCTCACGCTGACGACCTGCGAGCCGGAATGGGGCCACAGCCACCGGCTGATCGCCTGGGCACACCTGGATTCCACCCAACCCGTGGCACAGGGACGGCCGTCGGCTTTGACCGGCTGACCCACCTGGGCCCGCCCTCGCCCCTTACTCTGGTGTCGCAACCGTCATCGTCATCGGCAAGGGGACAGCGACAGCATGTACGGCTGGATCTGGCGGCATCTGCCGGGCAACACATGGGTGAAGGCGCTGATTTCCCTGGTGCTCGTCCTGGCGGTCGTCTTCGTACTCTTCCAGTACGTCTTTCCGTGGGCGGAGCCGCTGCTCCCCTTCAATGACGTCACTGTCGACCAAGGAATGGCAGCCGTCCGATGACCGCACGGATTCTCGTCGTCGACAACTACGACAGCTTCGTCTTCAACCTCGTGCAGTACCTCTACCAACTGGGCGCCGAATGCGAGGTGCTGCGCAACGACGAGGTCGCGCCGCGGCACGCCCAGGACGGCTTCGACGGCGTGCTGCTGTCGCCCGGCCCCGGCACCCCCGAGCAGGCCGGTGTCTGCGTCGACATGGTGCGGCACTGCGCGGACACCGGTGTCCCGGTCTTCGGCGTGTGCCTGGGCATGCAGTCGATGGCGGTGGCGTACGGCGGCGTGGTGGACCGGGCGCCCGAGCTGCTGCACGGCAAGACCTCGCCGGTCCTCCACGAGGGCGCCGGTGTCTTCTCCGGCCTGCCCTCGCCGTTCACCGCCACCCGCTACCACTCGCTGGCCGTGGAGCCGGACACCGTCCCCGACGAACTGATCGTCACCTCCTGGACGGAGGCCGACGAGGTCCCCGGCGGGCGGATCGTGATGGGGCTGCGGCACCGTGAACTGCCGGTCGAGGGCGTGCAGTTCCACCCCGAATCGGTATTGACGGAGTGGGGGCACCGGATGCTGGCCAACTGGCTCGTCGAATGCGGTGACGAGAGGGCGGTGGAGCGCTCCACGGGGCTGGCCCCGGTGGTCGGCAAGGCCGGCGCGTGACCGACCTACGCCCCGGGCGGGAGGGGAGATCCTACGAGCCGGACGGCTCGCAGCAGTCGTACGGGCCGCAGGAAAAGGATCCGTACGGATACCCCGACGCGTTCGAGGCGGCGGTGGAGCAGCTCGTCGACCCGCTGAACGATCCCCTGCCGGGCCAGGCCCCGCCGGCATCCGCGCCCGCCGCGTACGGGCAACCGGGCCGGGGCCGGCGACGGGGCAAGGCGGCCCAGGAAGGCGGGGGACAGGGCTCCCCGTGGTTCCGCCCGCACCTGGAGCCGGAAGCACCATCCCGCCCGGACCGGCAGTCGTACGGCGCCGAGGCCGCCCGCTACGGCCAGGGGCACGGCCCCGGCCAAGACCCCCGCCCCACGGCGCCCGAGGCGATATCCCAGCCTTATGCCACCCCGGAGACGCCGGCCCCGCCCGCCCCCGCACCGCAGGTGCGCCCCGCGCCGAGGGTGAGCCCCGCTCCCGCTGTGAGCCCCGCTCCGGCCGCCGCCACTCCGTGGCTGGACGACAACGAGACCATGGCGCTGCGTCAGGCGGAGCAGCCCGACGACGAGACCGTTTCACGTGAAACCGGCACCTCGGTTTCACGTGAAACCGAGGAATCGTCCGCGGGCGGCCGCGCGGCGAGGCGTAAGGCCGCTCAGGAGGCCGCCAAGCGCGGCGGCGGCAGGCGCCGGCGCCACAGTGGTGCGGCCGCCGCCACAGCGGCCGCACCGACGGCCTCCGAAGCGGCCTCCGCCCCCATGTCCCGGCTGGAGGCCCGCCAGGCCGCGCGAGCCGCCAAGGACAGCCCCAGCCTGATCGCCAGCCGCGCCCTGGGCGAAGTGTTCATCACCCTCGGCGTGCTGATGCTGCTGTTCGTCACCTATCAGCTGTGGTGGACGAATGTGATGGCCGAAGAGGAGGCGGGCGGCGCCGCCACCAACCTGCAGCACGAGTGGGACAAGGGCGGCGGCGAGAAGAAGAACCTCGCGGACGGTGAGCGCTTCGGGATCATGTACATCCCCAAGCTGGACGTGAAGGCGCCGATAGCTGAGGGCATCGACAAGCACCGCGTGCTGGACCACGGCATGATCGGCCACTACGACAAGAACAGCGGGATCAAGACGGCGATGCCCTGGGACAAGAAGGGCAACTTCGCCGTGGCGGCACACCGCAACACGCACGGCGAGCCGTTCCGCTACGTCAACAAGCTCACCAAGGGCGACAAGATCATCGTCGAGACGAAGAACTCGTATTACACCTACGAGATGGAGAGCATCCTCCCGCAGACGTCTCCGAGCAACACCAGCGTGATCGGCCCCGTGCCGCCCGGTTCGGGCTTCACCAAGCCCGGCCGCTACATCACCCTGACGACCTGTACCCCGGAGTTCACCAGTACCTTTCGGATGATCGTCTGGGGCAAGATGGTCGACGAGCGGCCGCGAAGCAAGGGCAAACCGGATGCGCTCGCCGGCTGAGAACACAAGAGGGGTGCTACGCGGTGACAGCAACCGGAACCGACGAGAAGAGCCACCGGTCCGCGCCGCCGCCCAAGCCGCGCCGTGTGCGCCGGACCATTGCCGCCGTTGTCAGCGTCATCGGTGAGCTGCTGATCACGGTCGGCCTGGTACTGGGCCTGTTCGTCGCCTACTCGCTGTGGTGGACCAACGTCCTCGCCGATCGCGCGGCACACCAGCAGGGCGACCAGGTGCGCAAGCACTGGGCCAGCAGCGGGCCCAAGGGGCCGGGGAAGCTGGACACCAGGGACGGCATCGGCTTTCTGCACGTCCCGGCGATGGACAACGGTGAGGTGCTGGTCAAGAAGGGCACCGACTCCGAGATCCTCAACGAGGGCGTGGCCGGTTACTACACCAAGCCGGTCAAGTCCGGGCTGCCGGAGGACAAGAAGGGCAACTTCACCCTCGCCGCGCACCGCGACGGCCACGGCGCGAAGTTCCACAACATCGACAAGCTCAAGGACGGCGACCCGATCGTCTTCGAGACCAAGGACACCTGGTACATCTACAAGGTGTTCGCGTCGCTGCCCGAGACCTCGAAGTTCAACGTGGACGTCCTCGACGAGGTCCCGAAGGAGTCCGGCAAGCGCAAGGCGGGCCGCTACATCACCCTCACGACCTGCACCCCGGTCTACACCTCGAACTACCGCTACATCGTCTGGGGCGAGCTGGAACGCACCGAGAAGGTCGATGCGGAGCGCACACCGCCGAAGGAACTCCGCTAGCCGGAGCCGGAGCCGGAGCCGGAGCCAGACGGGACGGACCGGCCG comes from the Streptomyces angustmyceticus genome and includes:
- a CDS encoding serine/threonine protein kinase, translating into MGEIFAGRYELVDPIGRGGVGAVWRAWDARRRRYVAAKVLQQSDAHTLLRFVREQALRIDHPHVLAPASWAADDDKVLFTMDLVHGGSLAHLIGDYGPLPPRFVCLLLDQLLAGLTAVHAEGVVHRDIKPANILLEATGTGRPHLRLSDFGIAMRKGEPRLTEANLVVGTPGYFAPEQLQGAEPDFPADLFAVGLVALYLVTGTKPDADALVEHFTRHGVPNAPEGVPEPLWQVLASLVHPDPEARFRTATGARKAVISTAELLPDATIEDEIVEVFDHIGPLPAGFGTDGPLRNRAAEGPVTAGAAAGTGTTGQVSMSDTGSFQLAPPEPSTPSAQHPPPMPGGAPTGPVGAPTGHGVHGAVPTGHGHVPTGQGDAFTGQREAFTGRTAAPAGHGGPSTGQGRTPTGHGTTAPGHGSTPTGHGAWAGSGPASGPPLTPPPPPAPAYVPTAAVPPEQSATRPYTAGPHPVPGQPPAGAVAAAPAMVAPAAYRKPGPPAKVAIPVLVVALLCIAVGVWALLSA
- a CDS encoding helix-turn-helix domain-containing protein; this translates as MDTAQQEATARARELQRSWYGEPLGALFRRLIDDLGLNQARLAAVLGLSAPMLSQLMSGQRAKIGNPAVVQRVQALQDLAGQVADGSVSAAEATDRMEEIKKTAGGSVLNNTAQQTSSTGATTVRRVVREIQSLLRSVSDAGDIIDAANTLAPAHPELAEFLRVYGAGRTADAVAHYEAHQS
- a CDS encoding DUF5324 family protein — encoded protein: MTRKDSVRAATGSAKDSVRHAAEVVAPYAGTAKDAAVHFAHEARTRAAPKVAEAAHQARTQYDTHLHPRIEHARGTLPPKVDAAATRAACRTRKAARQAADYTAPRLENAVTHARAAAEPVREEALARGTAALAALRGQVTAAEIAKLQKKHSRRAKCGKLAKRLAVLGILAGGAVAAWKWWDKQANPDWLVEPPAPTEVSDRGRLSAVDGSEGASLDPEVQAKQADAEADERGGGTTA
- a CDS encoding peptidylprolyl isomerase; amino-acid sequence: MAEQLYATLKTNQGDIEIRLLPNHAPKTVKNFVELANGEREWTHPATGKKSTDRLYDGTVFHRVISGFMIQGGDPLGNGTGGPGYEFADEFHPDLAFNKPYLLAMANAGPGTNGSQFFITVGATAWLTGKHTIFGEVSNEAGKKVVDAIAGTQTNPRTDRPVQDVVIESVVVETR
- a CDS encoding rhomboid family intramembrane serine protease; translation: MDQVPGSPHTPQDAQGNDGLPGCYRHPDRPTGIRCTRCEKPICPECMVSASVGFQCQACVRGGSGTGHAPHATTPRTLAGGTIAADPRLVTKILLGLNAAVFLAVWATGGGASPLIGRLDLVGLAADPSRFQLVGVAEGEWYRLLTAMFLHQQIAHFAFNMLSLWWLGPPLEAALGRVRYIALYLLAGLGGSALSYLLAAQNQPSLGASGAIFGLLGATAVLLRRMNYDMKPVLILLGLNLAFTFLWPNISWQAHVGGLVVGAAVAFGMVHAPRDRRTLVHVATCAVAGLAIVAVVWVRTLQLLG
- the crgA gene encoding cell division protein CrgA, with protein sequence MPKSRIRKKDDFTPPPAKTTNLKMNSGRGWVAPLMLAMFLIGLVWIVMFYVSEGDLPIAAMGNWNIVCGFGFIAVGFGVSTQWK
- a CDS encoding DUF881 domain-containing protein produces the protein MSNSADSPDSPTRPRLRPVRFLTLIVFALAGLMFWLSFDTARGTNLRSDDSMLRLSDLIQERSHKNGSQDERNALLRQEVDALARRDNGSSKAEEAKVRALETNAGTKPLKGQGLTVTLTDAPPNATAKIPGVPQPQPNDLVIHQQDLQAVVNALWHGGAKGIKVMDQRLISTSAVRCVGNTLILQGRVYSPPYKVTAVGDREALTNALTASPAIQNYLQYVNAYGLGWKVDQHEAVTLPGYSGTVDLHYAQPVKP
- a CDS encoding class E sortase; this translates as MTLRGRTAVRWTVRTLSEICLTAGALIVLFVVYLLFWTGVRADSAMDGEIGRLRQQWSTGGAAGPGGTPSPDGKRAPGRGPAQDARPRPYTSGASFAVMYIPRLGADWAKPVLEGTTTGVLQRGLGHYDRTAHLGETGNFSVAGHRRTYGDPFKDFPRLRPGDAVVLTDGATWFTYRIDNRPYTTLPGDIGVIDPVPRKSGFNGPGRYLTLTTCEPEWGHSHRLIAWAHLDSTQPVAQGRPSALTG
- a CDS encoding aminodeoxychorismate/anthranilate synthase component II, with protein sequence MTARILVVDNYDSFVFNLVQYLYQLGAECEVLRNDEVAPRHAQDGFDGVLLSPGPGTPEQAGVCVDMVRHCADTGVPVFGVCLGMQSMAVAYGGVVDRAPELLHGKTSPVLHEGAGVFSGLPSPFTATRYHSLAVEPDTVPDELIVTSWTEADEVPGGRIVMGLRHRELPVEGVQFHPESVLTEWGHRMLANWLVECGDERAVERSTGLAPVVGKAGA
- a CDS encoding class E sortase, which translates into the protein MTDLRPGREGRSYEPDGSQQSYGPQEKDPYGYPDAFEAAVEQLVDPLNDPLPGQAPPASAPAAYGQPGRGRRRGKAAQEGGGQGSPWFRPHLEPEAPSRPDRQSYGAEAARYGQGHGPGQDPRPTAPEAISQPYATPETPAPPAPAPQVRPAPRVSPAPAVSPAPAAATPWLDDNETMALRQAEQPDDETVSRETGTSVSRETEESSAGGRAARRKAAQEAAKRGGGRRRRHSGAAAATAAAPTASEAASAPMSRLEARQAARAAKDSPSLIASRALGEVFITLGVLMLLFVTYQLWWTNVMAEEEAGGAATNLQHEWDKGGGEKKNLADGERFGIMYIPKLDVKAPIAEGIDKHRVLDHGMIGHYDKNSGIKTAMPWDKKGNFAVAAHRNTHGEPFRYVNKLTKGDKIIVETKNSYYTYEMESILPQTSPSNTSVIGPVPPGSGFTKPGRYITLTTCTPEFTSTFRMIVWGKMVDERPRSKGKPDALAG
- a CDS encoding class E sortase, which codes for MTATGTDEKSHRSAPPPKPRRVRRTIAAVVSVIGELLITVGLVLGLFVAYSLWWTNVLADRAAHQQGDQVRKHWASSGPKGPGKLDTRDGIGFLHVPAMDNGEVLVKKGTDSEILNEGVAGYYTKPVKSGLPEDKKGNFTLAAHRDGHGAKFHNIDKLKDGDPIVFETKDTWYIYKVFASLPETSKFNVDVLDEVPKESGKRKAGRYITLTTCTPVYTSNYRYIVWGELERTEKVDAERTPPKELR